A stretch of Telopea speciosissima isolate NSW1024214 ecotype Mountain lineage chromosome 11, Tspe_v1, whole genome shotgun sequence DNA encodes these proteins:
- the LOC122645831 gene encoding MLP-like protein 43: MGLSGKLSVEMEIKSSANKYFHGWIDHGALFSKAIPDDVHKSEVHEGDGKSLGSINSYCYVLDGDKVVSTKGKMEALDEVNKSITLNMFEGHVRELYSKYKLHVQVFTKDGKNFVKCIIEYEKLSEQVPEPINYLEVTTKFCKGLDAHLLQA; the protein is encoded by the exons ATGGGTCTTAGTGGAAAGCTTTCAGTGGAAATGGAGATCAAATCCTCTGCAAATAAGTATTTTCATGGTTGGATAGATCATGGAGCCCTATTTTCGAAAGCTATTCCTGATGATGTCCATAAGTCTGAAGTACATGAAGGAGATGGAAAGAGCTTGGGCTCCATCAATTCCTACTGCTATGTCTTAG ATGGGGATAAAGTTGTCTCTACCAAAGGCAAGATGGAAGCCCTAGATGAAGTGAACAAATCAATCACTTTGAACATGTTTGAAGGACATGTTAGAGAGCTTTACAGCAAGTACAAGCTGCATGTGCAAGTCTTTACAAAGGATGGCAAGAACTTTGTGAAATGCATCATAGAATATGAAAAGCTAAGTGAACAGGTCCCTGAGCCTATTAACTATCTGGAGGTTACAACCAAGTTCTGTAAGGGGTTGGACGCGCATCTTCTTCAAGCTTAG